From one Streptomyces sp. N50 genomic stretch:
- a CDS encoding MFS transporter: MSTPSAPSATADPLSAPPGPARLGTVLFVIVTAYLMVGVDSTVVNVALPDIQKDLDFSPTGLSWVLNAYTLAFGGLLLLGSRVGDIVGRRRTLTIGVLLFATSSLLGGIAGDSAWLLAARALQGVGAALIAPNTLALITTNFPEGPRRHHALGIYTSMAGIGGSIGLVVGGMLTSWASWRWSLLINVPIGAAVALALPRFVGETPRHAGRFDAAGALTGTAGMTSMVYAFIRVSSDGWGDTQAQLGFSFAVALLAGFTLVESRAAQPIMPLRLFADRNRAGGYAGVLLLPAGMFGAFYFLTLISQRVLDYSPLRTGFAFLPITLAIFTVVRFVPRLLARFGAKPVLLTGMALLATSAGWLSQLRPGDGYLTGLLGPLVLMGVGVGLSFMPLNVTILAGIEPREAGAASGLLQTLQWLGGTLGLSILVTVFGTATRHATGSPSEILVHGSARAFGVGALIALTALLVSAFVITGRKPERAEGARESA; the protein is encoded by the coding sequence ATGTCCACCCCGTCCGCACCGTCCGCCACCGCCGATCCTCTCTCCGCACCACCCGGGCCCGCCAGGCTCGGCACCGTCCTCTTCGTCATCGTGACCGCGTATCTGATGGTCGGCGTCGACTCCACCGTCGTCAACGTCGCGCTGCCCGACATCCAGAAGGACCTCGACTTCAGCCCCACCGGCCTGTCCTGGGTCCTCAACGCCTACACGCTCGCCTTCGGCGGGCTGCTTCTGTTGGGCAGCCGGGTCGGAGACATCGTGGGCCGCCGCCGTACGCTCACGATCGGCGTCCTGCTCTTCGCGACCTCCTCCCTGCTCGGCGGAATCGCCGGCGACAGCGCCTGGCTGCTCGCGGCCCGCGCGCTGCAAGGCGTGGGCGCCGCGCTCATCGCGCCCAACACCCTCGCCCTGATCACCACCAACTTCCCGGAGGGCCCGCGCCGTCACCACGCACTCGGCATCTACACCTCCATGGCCGGCATCGGAGGGTCGATAGGCCTGGTCGTCGGCGGCATGCTCACCTCCTGGGCGTCCTGGCGCTGGTCGCTGCTGATCAACGTGCCGATCGGCGCCGCGGTGGCCCTCGCACTCCCCCGCTTCGTCGGCGAGACCCCGCGCCACGCGGGCCGGTTCGACGCGGCGGGCGCGCTCACCGGCACCGCCGGGATGACCTCGATGGTGTACGCGTTCATCCGGGTCTCGTCGGACGGATGGGGCGACACGCAGGCGCAGTTGGGGTTCAGTTTCGCGGTGGCCCTGCTCGCGGGCTTCACCTTGGTCGAGTCCCGCGCCGCCCAGCCCATCATGCCGCTGCGCCTGTTCGCCGACCGCAACCGCGCGGGCGGCTACGCCGGCGTCCTGCTGCTGCCGGCGGGCATGTTCGGCGCGTTCTACTTCCTCACCCTGATCAGCCAACGGGTCCTGGACTACAGCCCGTTGCGCACGGGCTTCGCCTTTCTGCCGATCACCCTGGCGATCTTCACGGTGGTCCGCTTCGTACCGCGCCTGCTGGCCCGCTTCGGCGCCAAGCCGGTGCTGCTCACCGGCATGGCCCTGCTCGCCACCTCGGCGGGGTGGCTCTCACAACTACGCCCCGGCGACGGCTACTTGACCGGTCTCCTCGGCCCGCTCGTCCTGATGGGCGTGGGCGTCGGCCTCAGCTTCATGCCCCTCAACGTGACGATCCTCGCGGGCATCGAGCCCCGTGAGGCGGGCGCCGCGTCGGGCCTCCTGCAGACCCTTCAGTGGCTGGGCGGCACCCTCGGACTGTCCATCCTGGTCACGGTGTTCGGCACGGCGACCCGGCATGCGACCGGGTCACCGTCCGAGATCCTCGTCCACGGCTCGGCCCGCGCGTTCGGCGTCGGAGCCCTGATCGCCCTGACCGCGCTGCTGGTGTCGGCGTTCGTGATCACCGGCAGGAAACCCGAACGGGCCGAGGGCGCCCGGGAGTCGGCCTAG
- a CDS encoding TROVE domain-containing protein — MTRFNTKAAKTQPTSRVTSTGRVLRTYQGGRGSERDARSELFLLAVANFVSQQTFYESGADRDDRFATLVRELAVTDPAWTAGLLGWLRGEGNLRTAAVVGAAEYVKARLDAGATDGPSNRQVVDSVLRRPDEPGELLAYWTARYGRNIPKPVKRGVADAVQRLYNGKSLLKYDTASKGYRFGDILNLVHAAPDPDKAWQGELFQYALDRRHHPDTAVPPASNQVLTAHRELMALPVARRRAVVTAADGAERLAAAGMTWEALAGWLQGPMDKAAWEAVIPSMGSMALVRNLRNFDEAGVCDEVAARVAAKISDPAEVARSRQFPFRYLAAYQHAPSLRWSYPLEQALGHSLANVPALPGRTLVLVDRSGSMFYSRLSDRSELNRADAAAIFGTALALRAADADLVEFGTTSKRLDLGAGESVLRVLGRFGDLGGTDTTSAVRSHYRGQDRVLIITDEQASYSHYGDPTEQVPAHVPVYTWNLAGYRAGHGPSGKANRHTFGGLSDAAFRMVPLLESARDADWPWAA, encoded by the coding sequence ATGACGCGTTTCAACACCAAGGCGGCGAAGACCCAGCCCACTTCGCGAGTCACCTCCACGGGCCGAGTGCTCCGCACCTACCAGGGCGGCCGAGGCAGTGAGCGAGACGCGCGCTCCGAGCTTTTCCTGCTCGCGGTCGCCAACTTCGTTTCCCAGCAGACCTTTTACGAGTCCGGCGCCGACCGCGACGACCGCTTCGCGACCCTCGTGCGCGAGCTCGCCGTCACCGACCCGGCCTGGACGGCCGGTCTCCTCGGCTGGCTGCGCGGCGAGGGCAACCTCCGTACGGCCGCCGTCGTCGGCGCCGCCGAGTACGTGAAGGCCCGCCTCGACGCCGGCGCCACCGACGGCCCCTCGAACCGGCAGGTCGTCGACTCCGTGCTCCGGCGCCCGGACGAGCCCGGCGAACTGCTCGCGTACTGGACCGCGCGCTACGGCCGCAACATCCCGAAGCCGGTCAAGCGCGGTGTCGCCGACGCCGTACAGCGGCTCTACAACGGCAAGTCCCTGCTGAAGTACGACACGGCGTCCAAGGGCTACCGCTTCGGCGACATCCTGAACCTGGTGCACGCGGCGCCGGACCCGGACAAGGCGTGGCAGGGCGAGCTGTTCCAGTACGCACTGGACCGCCGGCACCACCCGGACACCGCCGTACCGCCCGCGTCGAACCAAGTCCTCACCGCGCACCGCGAGTTGATGGCGCTGCCGGTCGCGCGGCGGCGCGCGGTCGTCACGGCGGCCGACGGTGCCGAGCGGCTCGCGGCGGCCGGGATGACGTGGGAGGCGCTGGCCGGGTGGCTCCAGGGCCCGATGGACAAGGCTGCGTGGGAGGCGGTCATTCCGTCCATGGGTTCGATGGCGCTCGTCCGGAACCTGCGCAACTTCGACGAGGCCGGGGTCTGTGACGAGGTCGCGGCCCGGGTCGCGGCGAAGATCAGCGACCCGGCGGAGGTCGCGCGCTCGCGGCAGTTCCCGTTCCGGTACCTCGCCGCGTACCAGCACGCGCCCTCGCTGCGCTGGTCGTACCCGCTGGAGCAGGCGCTCGGCCACTCGCTGGCCAACGTGCCCGCGCTGCCGGGCCGCACGCTGGTGCTCGTGGACCGCTCGGGTTCGATGTTCTACTCGCGGCTGTCCGACCGTTCGGAGCTCAACCGGGCCGACGCGGCGGCGATCTTCGGCACGGCGCTCGCGCTGCGGGCGGCGGACGCGGACCTCGTCGAGTTCGGCACGACCAGCAAGCGCCTGGACCTCGGCGCGGGCGAGTCGGTGCTCAGGGTCCTGGGCCGCTTCGGCGACCTGGGCGGCACCGACACCACCTCGGCGGTCCGCTCGCACTACCGGGGCCAGGACCGGGTGCTGATCATCACCGACGAGCAGGCTTCGTACAGCCACTACGGCGACCCGACCGAGCAGGTACCGGCCCATGTGCCGGTCTACACCTGGAACCTCGCCGGGTACCGGGCAGGCCACGGCCCGTCCGGCAAGGCCAACCGGCACACCTTCGGCGGCCTCTCGGACGCGGCCTTCCGGATGGTGCCGCTGCTGGAGTCGGCCCGGGACGCGGACTGGCCCTGGGCGGCCTGA
- a CDS encoding GntR family transcriptional regulator yields the protein MNALRPVPRTLLRDRAYEAIRDAIVAGDIEPGAVVRDADLAERLGLSRAPVREAFSRLVEEGLLESKPQSYTRVTPVVAAEVRDAAAVVGAMHELVTRVAVPLLRDTDVDVMRAANDRFAAAVHAGDVDAALRADDELHDVLVRVSGNRAAAATVARYTPLIRRLERRRFGEGGSCRSAGLHERLIEACADGDTDGAVRVTADIWHTLADLTDAD from the coding sequence ATGAACGCCCTACGGCCCGTCCCGCGCACTCTCCTCCGCGACCGCGCCTACGAAGCGATCCGCGACGCCATCGTCGCCGGTGACATCGAGCCCGGGGCGGTGGTGCGGGACGCCGATCTCGCCGAGCGGCTCGGGCTGTCGCGGGCGCCGGTGCGGGAGGCGTTCTCGCGGCTGGTGGAGGAGGGGCTGCTGGAGAGCAAGCCGCAGAGCTATACCCGGGTGACGCCGGTCGTCGCCGCCGAGGTGCGGGACGCCGCCGCCGTCGTCGGGGCCATGCACGAGTTGGTGACCCGGGTCGCCGTACCTCTCTTGCGCGACACGGACGTTGACGTCATGCGCGCGGCCAACGACCGGTTCGCCGCCGCCGTGCACGCCGGTGACGTGGACGCGGCCCTGCGCGCCGACGACGAACTCCACGACGTCCTGGTGCGGGTGAGCGGCAATCGCGCCGCCGCCGCCACCGTCGCCCGCTACACCCCGCTCATCCGCCGACTGGAGCGACGACGCTTCGGCGAGGGCGGCTCCTGCCGTTCGGCCGGGCTGCACGAGCGGCTGATCGAGGCCTGCGCGGACGGTGACACGGACGGTGCGGTCCGCGTCACGGCCGACATCTGGCACACCCTCGCGGACCTGACCGACGCCGACTGA
- a CDS encoding 1-aminocyclopropane-1-carboxylate deaminase, whose protein sequence is MSLSSYDRYPLLFGPSPVHPLERLTAHLGGASMWAKREDCNSGVAYGGNKTRKLEYLVADALAKGCDTLVSIGGVQSNHTRQVAACAARAGLKCVLIQESWVEWPDSVYDKVGNILISRLAGADVRLVKAGFGIGFKESWEQALREVEESGGKPYAIPAGASDHPLGGLGFANWAHEVAEQERELGVFFDTVVVCSVTGSTQAGMVAGFRAIEEAGGRERRVLGIDASAKPAETREQVARIAQGTAQLIGVKRELTLDDVELDDRYHAGIYGIPDETTLEAMRLAARTEGMVTDPVYEGKSMAGMIDLVARGEIAADSTVLYAHLGGQPALNAYSALF, encoded by the coding sequence ATGTCCCTTTCCTCGTACGACCGTTACCCCCTCCTCTTCGGCCCCTCGCCCGTCCACCCGCTGGAGCGCCTCACCGCCCACCTCGGCGGCGCCTCGATGTGGGCCAAGCGCGAGGACTGCAACTCCGGTGTCGCGTACGGCGGCAACAAGACCCGCAAGCTGGAGTACCTCGTCGCCGACGCCCTCGCGAAGGGCTGCGACACCCTCGTCTCGATCGGCGGCGTGCAGTCCAACCACACCCGCCAGGTCGCGGCCTGCGCCGCCCGCGCCGGGCTCAAGTGCGTGCTGATCCAGGAGAGTTGGGTGGAGTGGCCCGACTCCGTCTACGACAAGGTCGGCAACATCCTGATCAGCCGCCTCGCCGGAGCGGACGTACGCCTGGTGAAGGCCGGGTTCGGCATCGGCTTCAAGGAGAGCTGGGAGCAGGCGCTGCGGGAGGTCGAGGAGAGCGGCGGCAAGCCGTACGCCATCCCGGCCGGCGCCTCCGACCACCCGCTCGGCGGCCTCGGCTTCGCCAACTGGGCCCACGAAGTCGCCGAGCAGGAGCGGGAGTTGGGCGTCTTCTTCGACACCGTCGTGGTGTGCTCGGTGACCGGCTCCACCCAGGCGGGCATGGTCGCCGGGTTCCGGGCGATCGAGGAGGCGGGCGGGCGCGAGCGCCGGGTGCTCGGCATCGACGCGTCGGCGAAGCCCGCCGAGACCCGGGAGCAGGTGGCCCGTATCGCGCAAGGCACCGCCCAACTGATAGGCGTCAAGCGCGAGTTGACCCTGGACGACGTCGAGCTCGACGACCGCTACCACGCCGGCATCTACGGCATCCCGGACGAGACCACCCTGGAGGCGATGCGCCTCGCCGCCCGCACCGAGGGGATGGTCACCGACCCCGTGTACGAGGGCAAGTCGATGGCCGGGATGATCGATCTCGTCGCCCGGGGCGAGATCGCCGCCGACTCCACGGTGCTCTACGCCCACCTCGGCGGCCAGCCCGCGCTGAACGCGTACAGCGCGCTGTTCTAG